The stretch of DNA GTGAGTATCTCCGTAGTGGTCATTAACGAATAGTTTTCATCTTCCGCTGGTTTCTCGAAGCAACGCAACAATAGCTCCATTTCTGCAGTCTGTACTTGAAAGTCCTCACTCTCCCTGTATAGTTCGGCTATCTCTTCATCATCAAACCAATAGCGAAAACCTGACTTTAACAGGGCTTTGGCTTCAGCATAGACATTGTCCATTGAAATACGCTTGGCTTTCTCTATGTCTATGGAAAGAACTTCAAAGGGAAGAAACCGTCTGCTGCCTGTCGGGTCGGTAAGAAAGTCATTGCCGTTCACTGATGCCACAAAGCTCGCCAAGTGGGGATGTTCCTCCACATATTTGTCATAGGGCATGCGATATTTAATCATCGGACAGGTGATGAGGTTTTTCAGTTCGTTTTCGTCCCGTTTGTTGAGGGCTTTGAGCTGGTCGTCAATGTTTACGATAAGGTTCTGCCCGATATAGGTAAGTGTGTCCTTCTCCTGCGGATATATCTTGCCCGTGTAACTGTAACCATGTAGGGCAGGTGGACAGAGCAGGTCTAGGAACGTGGTCTTGAACTTGCCCTGTTCGCCTGTCAGCACGAGGCAGGTGTGGTTACGGCACTCGCGGTCGTCCATTGCATTGGCAACCACTGCCACAAGCCATTTGGTGAGATACGGCAGCCATTTTTGGGAGTTACGGACAACCACGCAGCTTGCCAAATCGGGAATAGCTTTCAATAAAAAGGAAGGAGGCACAACACTACTGCTGTAACTACCACCACAGCTACTATCATCGCCTATATCTATCAGTGGCAATCCTTTGAAATACTCCTGTATGGGATTGATGCGCGGAGAAAAACTGCTCTCGATGATGGAATACAGGTTCTCGGAGGAAGTCGATATGCCTTCATCGCAATCGAGTTCCCTACGGAGCGTGTTGATTTCATAACGACCAACCTTTGCAAAATGACTACAACTCCTATTACGGTATTCGGTTCTTCCCAATACCGTGTTGTATCTGAACTCATAATGCATGGAGAGATAGGCTTCTATCTCTGCATTCTTGGACGAGCTACCCCTGCGATTGTGATTTCGCCTGTCGTTTATATTGCCTGCATCTGCTTCTCTTTTCATTATTTCCTTGAATTGGTTTCCAAGAGTGAAGTTAGGGTGAGAATGCGTAA from Prevotella sp. oral taxon 475 encodes:
- a CDS encoding VapE domain-containing protein — its product is MQEASECLEVTHSHPNFTLGNQFKEIMKREADAGNINDRRNHNRRGSSSKNAEIEAYLSMHYEFRYNTVLGRTEYRNRSCSHFAKVGRYEINTLRRELDCDEGISTSSENLYSIIESSFSPRINPIQEYFKGLPLIDIGDDSSCGGSYSSSVVPPSFLLKAIPDLASCVVVRNSQKWLPYLTKWLVAVVANAMDDRECRNHTCLVLTGEQGKFKTTFLDLLCPPALHGYSYTGKIYPQEKDTLTYIGQNLIVNIDDQLKALNKRDENELKNLITCPMIKYRMPYDKYVEEHPHLASFVASVNGNDFLTDPTGSRRFLPFEVLSIDIEKAKRISMDNVYAEAKALLKSGFRYWFDDEEIAELYRESEDFQVQTAEMELLLRCFEKPAEDENYSLMTTTEILTYLGVYTHQLLVAKRMGEALKKAGYIKVSKRRNGGSPIYVYKIRKILPCPLIQTCSSQM